The following coding sequences are from one Capsicum annuum cultivar UCD-10X-F1 chromosome 3, UCD10Xv1.1, whole genome shotgun sequence window:
- the LOC107862448 gene encoding E2F transcription factor-like E2FE has product MALTLDPSKDSRSTYCRKQKSLGLLCSNFLSLYNREGVETIGLDDAARRLGVERRRIYDIVNVLESIGVLARKAKNRYSWKGFGAIPRTLEQLKEEGLKDNGSGFDGSSSVKGSDDDDDDRDSNLIDSSQTDKLNPNSGVNSAGPFKSENRREKSLGLLTQNFVKLFLCTNVDMICLDEAAKILLGDGRPPAMTRTKVRRLYDIANVLSSMKFIEKTHHPETRKPAFRWLGLRERSEDKSVDALCANESKKRVFGSDLTNSTIKRSRVGLPMDGISDEATRIQLLTEVKCENPENDFHIPKQEPGLTSSKKSYHFGPFAPPTIPPAEVSQSDRMKRVHDWESLASNYHPQYHNQALKDLFAHYVEAWKSWYLEVAGKNPIQLIS; this is encoded by the exons aTGGCCTTAACTTTAGATCCTTCTAAAGATTCTAGATCTACGTATTGTCGAAAACAGAAGTCTCTTGGTCTCCTATGTTCTAA TTTCTTGAGCTTGTATAATCGGGAAGGCGTGGAGACTATTGGGCTTGATGATGCTGCACGGAGATTGG GTGTTGAAAGACGGCGGATCTATGATATTGTGAATGTACTTGAAAGTATTGGT gtTCTTGCAAGGAAGGCTAAGAATAGGTATTCATGGAAAGGGTTCGGAGCAATTCCGAGGACTTTGGAACAGTTGAAG GAAGAGGGTCTAAAAGATAATGGCAGTGGATTTGATGGGTCTAGCTCTGTCAAG GGttcagatgatgatgatgatgatagagACTCCAACCTAATTGATTCGAGTCAGACCGATAAACTAAACCCCAATTCTGGTGTCAACTCTGCAGGCCCTTTCAAATCTG AAAATAGGAGAGAAAAATCATTGGGACTTCTTACGCAGAATTTTGTCAAGCTCTTCCTCTGTACCAAT GTTGATATGATTTGCCTTGATGAGGCAGCAAAGATACTGTTAGGAGATGGAAGGCCTCCTGCGATGACAAGAA CTAAAGTTAGGAGGCTGTATGATATTGCTAATGTTTTGTCTTCGATGAAGTTTATTGAGAAG ACCCATCACCCAGAGACGAGGAAACCAGCATTTAGATGGTTGGGGCTGAGAGAAAGATCAGAAGACAAATCAGTTGATGCTCTTTGTGCTAATGAATCTAAGAAGAGGGTATTTGGTAGTGATCTTACAAATTCAACTATCAAGAGGAGCAGAGTTGGTCTACCTATGGATGGTATTTCAGATGAAGCAACTAGGATACAATTGCTTACTGAAGTGAAATGTGAGAACCCGGAAAACGATTTTCACATTCCTAAACAGGAGCCCGGTTTAACAAGCAGCAAAAAGAGTTACCACTTCGGTCCATTTGCTCCTCCAACCATACCTCCAGCTGAAGTTTCTCAGTCTGACAGAATGAAACGGGTTCATGACTGGGAAAGTCTAGCATCCAATTACCATCCTCAATATCACAACCAAG